Proteins encoded by one window of Pseudonocardia sp. HH130629-09:
- a CDS encoding flavin-containing monooxygenase, with product MKIAVVGAGFAGLSSAKVLTGFGHDVTVFEKAPDVGGVWSASRRYPGLTTQNDKGTYSLSDFPMPKHYPEWPSGQQVQEYLESYARHFGIRDAVRTDTEVLSAEPREGGGWTVTTAGAAAGVGEFDHLVVANGIFSEPFLPPLPGTEEYRAAGGRYCAPSDFTDIDDARDRDVVIGYGKSGCDVAVALNSVSRTTTVVARELLWKMPRRIGGALNYKYLLLTRLGEGLFRYAHLAGFEKFLHGPGKGVRNGMMSSLQGQIVRQLGLQKLGLVPGGSLEDIARSTVSLATDGFYEAVADGSITVHRDTLISALGARDGRPVAILSDGTEVPADVVVAATGFHQRVPFLSQDVRDRLVDERGNFELYRQIHPHTVADLSFCGYNSSFLSPLSAEVAALWIGVHLAGGIDLPSVEQRRAFVQERLRWMEERTEGKHARGTNIIPFSLHNIDEMLSDLGAGIGRRRRLAEWLLPVDPGAYARITAELTARHAPLTAAGADRRTGAPLRAAG from the coding sequence ATGAAGATCGCCGTCGTCGGGGCCGGATTCGCCGGCCTCTCCTCCGCCAAGGTCCTGACCGGTTTCGGTCACGACGTCACCGTGTTCGAGAAGGCGCCGGACGTCGGCGGGGTGTGGAGCGCCAGCCGCCGCTATCCCGGCCTGACCACGCAGAACGACAAGGGCACCTACTCGCTGTCGGACTTCCCGATGCCGAAGCACTACCCGGAGTGGCCGTCCGGCCAGCAGGTGCAGGAGTACCTGGAGTCCTACGCCCGCCACTTCGGCATCCGCGACGCGGTGCGCACCGACACCGAGGTGCTCTCCGCCGAGCCGCGCGAGGGCGGCGGCTGGACCGTCACCACCGCGGGCGCGGCCGCCGGGGTGGGCGAGTTCGACCACCTCGTCGTCGCGAACGGGATCTTCTCCGAGCCGTTCCTGCCGCCGCTGCCCGGCACCGAGGAGTACCGCGCCGCGGGCGGGCGGTACTGCGCGCCGTCGGACTTCACCGACATCGACGACGCCCGCGACCGCGACGTCGTGATCGGCTACGGCAAGTCCGGCTGCGACGTGGCGGTGGCCCTGAACAGCGTGTCGCGCACGACCACCGTGGTGGCCCGCGAGCTGCTGTGGAAGATGCCCCGCCGGATCGGCGGTGCCCTGAACTACAAGTACCTGCTGCTCACCCGGCTCGGCGAGGGCCTGTTCCGCTACGCCCACCTCGCCGGCTTCGAGAAGTTCCTGCACGGCCCGGGCAAGGGCGTGCGCAACGGCATGATGTCGAGCCTGCAGGGCCAGATCGTGCGCCAGCTCGGGCTGCAGAAGCTGGGCCTGGTGCCGGGCGGGTCGCTGGAGGACATCGCGCGCTCCACGGTGTCGCTGGCCACCGACGGCTTCTACGAGGCCGTCGCCGACGGCTCGATCACCGTCCACCGCGACACGCTCATCAGCGCGCTCGGTGCCCGCGACGGCAGGCCCGTCGCGATCCTGTCCGACGGCACCGAGGTCCCGGCCGACGTGGTCGTCGCGGCGACGGGGTTCCACCAGCGGGTGCCGTTCCTCTCCCAGGACGTGCGGGACCGGCTGGTCGACGAGCGCGGCAACTTCGAGCTCTACCGCCAGATCCACCCGCACACCGTGGCGGACCTGAGCTTCTGCGGGTACAACTCCTCGTTCCTGTCCCCGCTGTCGGCCGAGGTCGCGGCGCTGTGGATCGGGGTGCACCTGGCGGGCGGGATCGATCTGCCGTCGGTGGAGCAGCGGCGCGCCTTCGTGCAGGAGCGGCTGCGGTGGATGGAGGAGCGCACCGAGGGCAAGCACGCCCGCGGTACGAACATCATCCCGTTCTCGCTGCACAACATCGACGAGATGCTCTCGGACCTGGGCGCCGGCATCGGACGGCGCCGCCGCCTGGCCGAGTGGCTGCTCCCGGTCGACCCCGGTGCGTACGCCCGGATCACCGCCGAGCTGACCGCCCGGCACGCCCCGCTCACTGCGGCCGGGGCGGACCGGCGGACGGGGGCCCCGCTGCGGGCCGCCGGGTGA
- a CDS encoding SDR family oxidoreductase, with amino-acid sequence MTDLHGRTVLVTGGSTLVGHGVVRALHAAGASVAIADIDEAGAKPLLDELGGRVAFHRTDITDDDAVAATVASVAAPSGLHGLVNLACSYLDEGADTGRADWLRALEVNLVSAVQAARTARAHLAAARGAVVNLTSISSKVAQTGRWVYPASKAALVQVTRSMAMDLAGDGIRVNSVSPGWTWSKIMDDLSGGDRAHTDRVAAPFHLTARVGDPDEVGAVVAFLLSPAASAVTGADWAVDGGYSAMGPEQAVPAIPQLATASE; translated from the coding sequence ATGACTGACCTGCACGGCCGCACGGTGCTGGTGACCGGCGGATCGACCCTGGTCGGGCACGGTGTCGTCCGTGCCCTGCACGCCGCCGGGGCGTCCGTCGCGATCGCCGACATCGACGAGGCCGGCGCGAAGCCGCTGCTCGACGAGCTCGGCGGGCGCGTCGCGTTCCACCGCACCGACATCACCGACGACGACGCGGTGGCCGCCACCGTCGCCTCCGTCGCCGCCCCGTCCGGCCTGCACGGCCTGGTGAACCTGGCGTGCAGCTACCTCGACGAGGGCGCCGACACCGGTCGGGCCGACTGGCTGCGCGCGCTGGAGGTCAACCTGGTCAGCGCGGTGCAGGCCGCCCGGACCGCGCGGGCCCACCTCGCGGCGGCCCGCGGCGCGGTGGTCAACCTGACCTCGATCTCGTCGAAGGTCGCCCAGACCGGGCGCTGGGTCTACCCGGCGTCGAAGGCCGCGCTGGTGCAGGTCACCCGCTCCATGGCGATGGACCTCGCCGGCGACGGCATCCGGGTCAACTCGGTCTCCCCGGGCTGGACCTGGTCGAAGATCATGGACGACCTGTCCGGCGGCGACCGTGCGCACACCGACCGCGTCGCCGCCCCGTTCCATCTGACGGCCCGCGTCGGCGACCCGGACGAGGTCGGCGCCGTCGTCGCCTTCCTGCTCTCCCCGGCCGCCTCCGCCGTCACCGGCGCCGACTGGGCCGTCGACGGCGGCTACTCGGCGATGGGTCCGGAGCAGGCCGTTCCCGCCATCCCCCAGCTCGCGACCGCTTCGGAGTGA
- a CDS encoding phytoene desaturase family protein yields MHATYDAVVVGGGINGLVAAARLARGGWSVALVEDHDRVGGFVAAQEHDGFVHDTWSSWHPLFVTGPAYAAFGDDLHRHGLAYANTDGPLTATVAGDGSVALAHRSVEATVAGFAEAADRDAYRAMIDRFGAHAAGIGGLLGAELHAPGMLGPVATLARAAGVAGMATYARDALTSGRSWMRARFTGPETDRLWAPWLLHAGLAPDSASGGLMVPIFAATMHGAGLPVVAGGAGHFLTAWERLLDELGVAVHTGCRVERVTVASGCATGVAGDGFAFRARRAVLASVTPPALYGSLLPPTVVPPPVADAAARYRPGRAAMQIYVTLSGPVPWADTRLREVSLVHVCDGSDSTAIACAEAEAGLLPRRPTVVVGQQHVLDPTRVPEGAAALWLQLQELPFAPVGDAAGELDTADGWDATLAQGYAERVLDRVAAHAPGLRELVGRVDVLDPTAIAAHNPNALRGDPYAGSAELDQNFWWRPLPTSGGHATPVPGLWQIGASTHPGPGLGGASGFLVADRLATPGPVARLRSRLSGR; encoded by the coding sequence GTGCACGCCACGTACGACGCCGTCGTCGTCGGCGGCGGCATCAACGGTCTGGTCGCGGCCGCCCGACTCGCCCGTGGGGGCTGGTCGGTCGCGCTCGTCGAGGACCACGACCGGGTCGGTGGGTTCGTCGCCGCCCAGGAGCACGACGGGTTCGTCCACGACACCTGGTCGAGCTGGCACCCGCTGTTCGTCACCGGCCCGGCCTACGCCGCCTTCGGCGACGACCTGCACCGGCACGGCCTCGCCTACGCCAACACCGACGGCCCGCTCACCGCGACGGTCGCGGGCGACGGCTCGGTCGCGCTCGCCCACCGGTCGGTCGAGGCGACCGTCGCCGGGTTCGCCGAGGCGGCCGACCGCGACGCCTACCGGGCCATGATCGACCGGTTCGGCGCGCACGCCGCCGGGATCGGCGGGCTCCTCGGTGCGGAGCTGCACGCCCCCGGCATGCTCGGCCCGGTCGCGACGCTGGCCCGCGCCGCAGGCGTCGCCGGGATGGCGACCTACGCCCGCGACGCGCTGACCTCCGGCCGGTCCTGGATGCGCGCCCGGTTCACCGGTCCCGAGACCGACCGGCTCTGGGCGCCGTGGCTGCTGCACGCCGGCCTGGCCCCGGACTCCGCGTCCGGCGGGCTCATGGTCCCGATCTTCGCCGCGACCATGCACGGTGCCGGGCTGCCGGTCGTCGCCGGCGGGGCGGGCCACTTCCTCACCGCCTGGGAGCGGCTGCTCGACGAGCTCGGCGTCGCGGTGCACACCGGCTGCCGGGTCGAGCGGGTCACGGTCGCCTCCGGGTGCGCGACGGGCGTCGCCGGTGACGGGTTCGCGTTCCGGGCGCGGCGCGCGGTACTGGCCTCGGTGACCCCGCCGGCGCTCTACGGCTCGCTGCTCCCGCCCACCGTGGTGCCGCCGCCGGTGGCCGACGCCGCCGCCCGCTACCGCCCGGGCCGGGCCGCGATGCAGATCTACGTGACGCTGTCCGGGCCGGTCCCGTGGGCCGACACCCGGCTGCGCGAGGTCTCCCTGGTCCACGTCTGCGACGGGTCCGACTCGACCGCGATCGCCTGCGCCGAGGCGGAGGCGGGGCTGCTGCCGCGCCGGCCGACCGTCGTCGTGGGGCAGCAGCACGTGCTCGACCCGACCCGGGTCCCCGAGGGTGCCGCCGCGCTGTGGCTGCAGCTCCAGGAGCTGCCCTTCGCCCCGGTCGGCGACGCGGCGGGCGAGCTGGACACCGCCGACGGCTGGGACGCCACCCTCGCCCAGGGCTACGCCGAGCGGGTCCTCGACCGGGTCGCCGCGCACGCGCCGGGCCTGCGCGAGCTCGTCGGTCGGGTCGACGTGCTCGACCCGACCGCGATCGCCGCGCACAACCCGAACGCGCTGCGCGGGGACCCCTACGCCGGGTCGGCCGAGCTGGACCAGAACTTCTGGTGGCGGCCGTTGCCGACCTCCGGCGGGCACGCGACGCCGGTGCCCGGGCTGTGGCAGATCGGCGCGTCCACCCACCCCGGTCCGGGGCTGGGCGGGGCGTCGGGGTTCCTGGTCGCCGACCGGCTCGCGACCCCCGGGCCGGTGGCGCGGCTGCGCTCGCGCCTGTCCGGGCGGTGA
- a CDS encoding ISAs1 family transposase — MLVLAACAVLAGARSFTAIAEHARDVGAGVLIELADRLAIDPEHAALVVPHESTIRRLLQQLDPAALEAARGSWTSAQLGTRPTGVDRPRREQRPVWALDGKTVRGARTPDGLPHLVSVIDQASGVVLAQTQVPAKAAELTAAVTVLSGLDLHGVVVTADALHTQRTHADYLYERGGHYVMTVKANQPGLLARLRRIPWSAVGPCTQQRARGHGRIETRTISVVALDPCPDGRGEFFPHAAQAIRVIRRRRPLRPGGRWRVVTVYAITSLGGADADPALLAGWIRGHWGIENRLHWVRDVSFDEDRSAVRTGAGPQTMAALRNLAITALRLDGVTNIAAALRHHARDASRALHTYKIT; from the coding sequence GTGCTGGTGCTGGCTGCGTGCGCGGTGCTGGCCGGTGCCCGCTCGTTCACCGCGATCGCCGAACACGCCCGTGACGTCGGCGCCGGCGTGCTGATCGAACTCGCCGACCGGCTCGCCATCGACCCGGAACACGCGGCGCTGGTGGTACCACACGAGTCGACGATCCGCCGGCTGCTCCAGCAGCTCGATCCCGCCGCGCTGGAAGCAGCCCGGGGGTCCTGGACCAGCGCGCAGCTGGGTACACGACCGACCGGTGTCGATCGGCCCCGTCGAGAACAGCGACCGGTCTGGGCACTGGACGGCAAGACCGTGCGCGGCGCCCGTACCCCCGACGGACTCCCACATCTGGTGTCGGTGATCGATCAGGCCAGCGGCGTCGTGCTGGCCCAGACCCAGGTCCCGGCCAAGGCTGCGGAGCTGACTGCCGCCGTGACCGTGCTGTCCGGACTGGACCTGCATGGCGTCGTCGTGACCGCAGATGCCCTGCACACTCAGCGCACGCACGCCGATTACCTGTATGAACGTGGCGGGCACTACGTCATGACGGTCAAGGCCAACCAGCCCGGTCTGCTCGCCCGGCTGCGCCGGATCCCGTGGTCGGCGGTCGGACCGTGCACGCAACAACGCGCTCGTGGACACGGCCGGATCGAGACCCGCACGATCAGCGTGGTCGCCCTGGATCCGTGTCCGGACGGCAGGGGCGAGTTCTTCCCGCACGCCGCTCAGGCGATCAGAGTGATCCGTCGGCGCCGCCCGCTGCGACCCGGCGGGCGCTGGAGGGTGGTCACCGTCTACGCGATCACCAGCCTGGGCGGCGCGGACGCTGATCCGGCGCTGCTCGCCGGCTGGATCCGCGGGCACTGGGGCATCGAGAACCGGCTGCACTGGGTCCGCGATGTCTCCTTCGACGAGGACCGATCAGCAGTGCGTACCGGCGCCGGGCCACAGACCATGGCCGCGCTGCGGAACCTGGCCATCACCGCGCTACGCCTGGACGGGGTCACCAACATCGCCGCCGCACTGCGCCACCACGCCCGCG
- a CDS encoding RidA family protein codes for MTTGTASDVELINPDALARPSGFTHAVRHGDTVHLSGQTAMDATGTIVDGDIVHQFRQALTNVITALRAAGSEPADLLSVRIYLLDVPGYQARGREIGAIWKELCGRTYPAMTGVGVTALWQPEALIEIEAVAARRV; via the coding sequence ATGACCACCGGCACCGCATCCGACGTCGAGCTCATCAACCCGGACGCCCTCGCGAGGCCGTCCGGTTTCACCCACGCCGTCCGGCACGGCGACACCGTGCACCTCTCCGGCCAGACCGCGATGGACGCGACCGGCACGATCGTCGACGGCGACATCGTCCACCAGTTCCGGCAGGCCCTGACCAACGTGATCACCGCCCTGCGTGCGGCGGGCTCCGAGCCCGCTGACCTGCTGTCGGTCCGGATCTACCTGCTCGACGTGCCGGGCTACCAGGCCCGCGGCAGGGAGATCGGCGCGATCTGGAAGGAGCTGTGCGGGCGGACCTACCCGGCGATGACCGGCGTCGGTGTCACCGCCCTGTGGCAGCCCGAGGCCCTGATCGAGATCGAGGCGGTCGCGGCGCGCCGGGTCTGA
- a CDS encoding AraC family transcriptional regulator — MTEVLSGFRRVHSPDLEEARERVGEVFCPHRLEPVDPATPAPVRFNTAAFGAVGLSYLSYGAAVRIRPQPLRSFVLVQIPLSGRALVRTGGTEVVSDARTASVPDPDAGLDMTWESGNEQLIVRVEREALTGQLHRLLGRPPSKPLRLATSVDLTTPAARSWLSTVDMVRTDLDGPGGLTHPVLRAQAEQLLMSQLLAAVPHSSSDELLAAADPPPAVPKVIRRAEALIEGHAREPLTVDDVAEAVGLSVRSLQEGFRRHLDTTPTARLREARLAGVRAELTESDPTRRTVSQVAADWGFAYLGRFAVAYRERFGESPSETLRG, encoded by the coding sequence ATGACCGAGGTGCTGAGCGGTTTCCGACGGGTGCACTCGCCGGACCTGGAGGAGGCCCGCGAGCGGGTCGGCGAGGTGTTCTGCCCGCACCGGCTGGAGCCGGTGGACCCCGCGACACCGGCGCCGGTCCGGTTCAACACGGCCGCGTTCGGGGCGGTCGGGCTGTCCTACCTCTCCTACGGGGCGGCGGTACGGATCAGGCCGCAGCCGCTGCGCTCGTTCGTCCTGGTCCAGATCCCGCTCTCCGGGCGCGCCCTGGTGCGCACCGGCGGCACCGAGGTCGTCTCCGACGCCCGCACGGCGTCGGTGCCCGACCCGGACGCCGGCCTGGACATGACCTGGGAGTCCGGGAACGAGCAGCTCATCGTGCGGGTCGAGCGCGAGGCGTTGACCGGGCAGCTGCACCGGCTGCTGGGCCGCCCGCCGTCGAAGCCGCTGCGGCTGGCGACCAGCGTCGACCTCACCACCCCGGCCGCGCGGTCCTGGCTGTCGACGGTGGACATGGTCCGCACCGACCTCGACGGCCCCGGCGGCCTCACCCACCCCGTGCTGCGTGCCCAGGCCGAGCAGCTGCTGATGAGCCAGCTGCTCGCCGCGGTGCCGCACTCGTCCAGCGACGAGCTGCTCGCCGCGGCCGACCCGCCGCCCGCGGTGCCGAAGGTGATCCGCCGCGCGGAGGCGCTGATCGAGGGGCACGCGCGCGAGCCGCTGACCGTCGACGACGTCGCCGAGGCCGTCGGGCTCTCGGTCCGCAGCCTGCAGGAGGGCTTCCGCCGCCACCTCGACACCACGCCGACCGCGCGGCTGCGCGAGGCACGGCTGGCCGGTGTGCGGGCCGAGCTCACCGAGTCCGACCCGACTCGGCGCACGGTGTCCCAGGTCGCCGCGGACTGGGGCTTCGCGTACCTGGGCCGGTTCGCCGTCGCCTACCGGGAGCGGTTCGGGGAGTCGCCGTCGGAGACCCTGCGCGGCTGA
- a CDS encoding PaaX family transcriptional regulator C-terminal domain-containing protein — translation MTTVAEPEEILAPVPPRRLIVSVYGLYARERGGALSVSSLVRLLGGLGVDGQAVRSAVSRLKRRGLLEPQKVGGAAGYRLSAALADVLAEGDERIFSRRRAGAGEGWMLVAFSVPESARDQRHQLRSLLIRLGLGTVAPGLWVAPAHLEAEVSHALDRAGLRGYTELFRSRHVAGRPLRETVASWWDLDALAAQYSAFVARHEPVLRAWRDADGTAEQAFADYVTLVTVWRRLPYLDPGLPLEALPENWVGDRAEDLFGDLRARLAGPAREHVSSVLDS, via the coding sequence GTGACGACCGTCGCCGAACCGGAGGAGATCCTCGCGCCCGTCCCGCCGCGCCGGCTGATCGTGTCGGTGTACGGGCTCTACGCCCGCGAACGCGGCGGCGCCCTGTCGGTGTCGTCGCTGGTGCGCCTGCTCGGCGGGCTCGGGGTCGACGGCCAGGCCGTGCGCTCGGCGGTGTCGAGGCTGAAGCGGCGTGGTCTGCTGGAGCCGCAGAAGGTCGGCGGCGCCGCCGGGTACCGGCTGTCGGCCGCGCTGGCCGACGTGCTCGCCGAGGGCGACGAGCGGATCTTCTCCCGGCGCCGCGCCGGTGCCGGGGAGGGCTGGATGCTGGTGGCCTTCTCGGTGCCCGAATCGGCCCGTGACCAGCGTCATCAGCTGCGCAGCCTGCTGATCCGGCTCGGCCTGGGCACCGTGGCTCCCGGCCTGTGGGTCGCGCCGGCGCACCTGGAGGCCGAGGTCTCGCACGCGCTGGACCGCGCCGGTCTGCGCGGGTACACCGAGCTGTTCCGCAGCCGGCACGTCGCCGGACGCCCACTGCGCGAGACCGTCGCGTCCTGGTGGGACCTCGACGCCCTCGCCGCGCAGTACTCGGCGTTCGTCGCCCGCCACGAGCCGGTGCTGCGCGCCTGGCGCGACGCCGACGGCACCGCCGAGCAGGCCTTCGCCGACTACGTGACGCTGGTGACCGTCTGGCGACGCCTCCCCTACCTCGACCCGGGCCTGCCGCTGGAGGCGCTGCCCGAGAACTGGGTCGGCGACCGCGCCGAGGACCTGTTCGGCGACCTGCGGGCCCGCCTGGCCGGCCCGGCACGGGAGCACGTCAGCAGCGTCCTGGACTCCTGA
- a CDS encoding cyclase family protein — translation MSVLSALLDAARSGSVRVVDLTTPLQASTPILELPEPFGQTARFELEEISRYDDRGPAWYWNNIRTGEHTGTHLDAPNHWITGRDGLDVSQAPLSTLVAPVAVIDRTAEAEKDPDYLLQIADVAAWEAENGPLPAGGWLLLRTGWSARGEDEAAFANADENGPHTPGVAPECARWLARETPITGLGVETVGTDAGQAPNLEPAFPCHSELMGADKWGLTSLRNLDQLPATGAVLVVCPLPIIGGSGSPARVLALVEG, via the coding sequence GTGTCCGTCCTCTCCGCCCTGCTCGACGCCGCGCGTTCCGGCTCGGTCCGGGTCGTCGACCTGACGACCCCGCTGCAGGCCTCGACGCCGATCCTCGAGCTGCCCGAGCCGTTCGGCCAGACCGCGCGGTTCGAGCTGGAGGAGATCTCCCGCTACGACGACCGCGGCCCGGCCTGGTACTGGAACAACATCCGCACCGGCGAGCACACCGGCACCCACCTCGACGCGCCCAACCACTGGATCACCGGCAGGGACGGCCTCGACGTCTCGCAGGCGCCGCTGTCGACCCTCGTCGCGCCGGTCGCGGTGATCGACCGGACCGCCGAGGCCGAGAAGGACCCCGACTACCTGCTGCAGATCGCCGACGTCGCGGCGTGGGAGGCGGAGAACGGTCCGCTGCCCGCGGGCGGGTGGCTGCTGCTGCGCACCGGGTGGTCGGCCCGCGGGGAGGACGAGGCGGCCTTCGCCAACGCCGACGAGAACGGACCGCACACCCCGGGCGTCGCACCGGAGTGCGCGCGGTGGCTGGCGCGCGAGACCCCGATCACCGGCCTGGGCGTGGAGACCGTGGGCACCGACGCGGGGCAGGCGCCGAACCTGGAGCCCGCGTTCCCGTGCCACTCCGAGCTGATGGGCGCGGACAAGTGGGGGCTGACCAGCCTGCGCAACCTCGACCAGCTCCCGGCCACCGGCGCGGTGCTGGTGGTGTGCCCGCTGCCGATCATCGGCGGCTCGGGCAGCCCGGCGCGCGTGCTCGCACTGGTCGAGGGCTGA
- a CDS encoding MFS transporter: MTDSASSSRVGHLTDVSDRSAPPGTGTRSRAWAIALCWTAIVVDGYDLIVYGTVLPTLIAGEWALDAGTAGWIGSLALVGMLVGALLAGTVTDRIGRRRLMIICIAWFSVAMALCALAPSPEVFGLLRFVAGIGLGGVVPTAIALTVEYAPAGRRNAANALMFSGYSVGGVVAALSGIVLLEQLGWRALFWIGAGVGAVLLVVVAVALPESVAYLVGRGRRAEAAALAARYGMPVPDDAPPGAGRAGLRALLDRHHLRGTLLFWVGTGFGLLLVYGLNTWLAQIMRQAGYPLGGALAFLLALNLGAIVGAPLLGALADRIGPRPVVTGMFLTAAASILLLMNRFPTPVLLGLIAVAGACTIGTTIIVNSYTATFYPEHLRAAGLGWSLGIGRIGAIAGPLYGGVVMATGAGFAANFLAFAIPAVLGAIVMVLVPRGAATHP, translated from the coding sequence ATGACGGACTCCGCGAGCTCGTCGCGGGTCGGGCACTTGACCGACGTGTCCGACCGTTCCGCACCACCGGGTACCGGGACCCGTTCCCGCGCCTGGGCCATCGCCCTGTGCTGGACGGCGATCGTCGTCGACGGCTACGACCTCATCGTCTACGGCACCGTGCTGCCCACCCTGATCGCCGGTGAGTGGGCGCTCGACGCGGGCACCGCGGGCTGGATCGGGTCACTGGCACTGGTCGGCATGCTCGTCGGCGCGCTGCTCGCCGGGACCGTCACCGACCGCATCGGCCGACGCCGGCTGATGATCATCTGCATCGCCTGGTTCTCGGTCGCGATGGCGCTGTGTGCCCTCGCGCCGTCGCCGGAGGTGTTCGGCCTGCTGCGGTTCGTCGCGGGCATCGGGCTGGGCGGGGTGGTGCCGACCGCGATCGCGCTGACCGTCGAGTACGCCCCGGCCGGGCGGCGCAACGCGGCGAACGCCCTGATGTTCTCCGGCTACTCCGTCGGCGGCGTCGTCGCGGCGCTGTCCGGGATCGTGCTGCTGGAGCAGCTGGGCTGGCGGGCGCTGTTCTGGATCGGCGCCGGGGTCGGCGCGGTGCTGCTCGTCGTCGTCGCGGTGGCGCTGCCGGAGTCGGTGGCCTACCTGGTCGGGCGCGGTCGCCGCGCGGAGGCGGCCGCACTGGCCGCCCGCTACGGGATGCCGGTCCCCGACGACGCCCCGCCCGGTGCCGGCCGCGCCGGGCTGCGTGCGCTGCTCGACCGCCACCACCTGCGCGGCACGCTGCTGTTCTGGGTCGGCACCGGGTTCGGGCTGCTGCTGGTCTACGGCCTCAACACCTGGCTCGCCCAGATCATGCGTCAGGCCGGCTACCCGCTGGGCGGGGCGCTGGCGTTCCTGCTGGCGCTCAACCTCGGCGCGATCGTCGGGGCGCCGCTGCTCGGGGCGCTCGCCGACCGCATCGGGCCGCGCCCGGTCGTCACCGGGATGTTCCTCACCGCGGCGGCGTCGATCCTGCTGCTGATGAACCGCTTCCCGACGCCGGTGCTGCTCGGCCTGATCGCCGTCGCCGGGGCCTGCACGATCGGCACGACGATCATCGTGAACTCCTACACCGCCACCTTCTACCCCGAGCACCTGCGCGCCGCCGGGCTCGGCTGGTCGCTGGGGATCGGCCGGATCGGGGCCATCGCGGGTCCGCTCTACGGCGGCGTCGTGATGGCGACCGGGGCCGGGTTCGCCGCGAACTTCCTCGCCTTCGCGATCCCCGCCGTGCTGGGCGCGATCGTCATGGTGCTGGTGCCGCGGGGCGCAGCCACGCACCCCTGA